One genomic window of Choloepus didactylus isolate mChoDid1 chromosome 27, mChoDid1.pri, whole genome shotgun sequence includes the following:
- the PHLDB3 gene encoding pleckstrin homology-like domain family B member 3 isoform X2, whose amino-acid sequence MGTRSSPEKGIRSPAVLERDAEAGPQGAAALQETSRQPREEKAPEAPAELPSGQGREQRAEEEEEVGEGSSTESSRDVAEAPPPAPSPATPPVSIPSGEGARRAARRLREQHLEALTRVALMEQRVKELQRQRKELRIEMEVEVALLQGELAGERVAARREEEQLRELLGQQVDVEQSGQEQREQEQRRLGQERVRVERLRQRLREAREQLDSQPEDQHEQLLQRVQEMREQLDVAQRAYEDLEFQQLERESRREDGDRDSPRARVLDPKVQELQASVAQHKRRIQVLEEQLKSLREQMAAESRGLRLKKEEALQALTQERSRLLELNCLQGTPAGDFSESSQALTKLLFTQKTDRQLLVLQDPAAHTTATSSSSCLFSVHSSLQGSIGLQRTGSLPRRRGEKASQRGAPRPLSLHCTGSPDVSALQPAAGDSGRHALYQLLNCGPGNSSPAFHPDIARMERLLQQAVAERERLLKARAPPTPSPPGPQVLDLRQHLERWGHNPESCPHVQVLGGCCRGPLVKMGGRIKTWRKRWFCFDRQARRLAYYADKEETKLKGVIYFQAIEEVYYDHLRCAFKSPSPRLTFCVKTYERLFYMVAPSPEAMRIWMDVIVTAADENHAP is encoded by the exons ATGGGGACGCGGAGCAGCCCCGAGAAGGGGATACGGTCGCCAGCGGTCCTGGAGCGCGACGCGGAGGCCGGGCCCCAAGGAGCCGCCGCGCTCCAGGAGACCTCCAGGCAGCCCCGCGAGGAGAAGGCTCCCGAGGCCCCGGCGGAGCTTCCGAGCGGCCAAGGAAGGGAGCAGAGGgcggaagaagaggaagaagtggGAGAAGGCAGCAGCACCGAGAGCAGCCGCGACGTG GCCGAGGCCCCGCCTCCTGCACCCAGCCCGGCCACGCCTCCCGTATCCATCCCATCTGGGGAAGGGGCCCGACGGGCGGCGCGGCGGCTTCGAGAACAGCACCTGGAGGCACTGACTCGCGTAGCCCTGATGGAGCAGCGGGTGAAGGAGCTCCAGCGCCAGAGGAAGGAGCTGAGGATCGAG ATGGAGGTGGAGGTGGCCCTGCTGCAGGGTGAGCTGGCTGGGGAGCGAGTGGCCGCGCGGCGGGAAGAGGAGCAGCTCCGGGAGCTGCTGGGGCAGCAGGTGGACGTGGAGCAGAGCGGCCAGGAGCAGCGGGAACAG GAGCAGAGGCGGCTGGGCCAGGAGCGGGTCCGTGTGGAGCGTCTTCGCCAGAGACTCCGGGAGGCCCGGGAACAGCTCGACTCGCAGCCGGAGGACCAGCACGAGCAGCTTCTGCAGAGGGTGCAGGAG ATGCGGGAACAGCTGGATGTGGCCCAGCGTGCCTACGAGGACCTGGAATTCCAGCAACTGGAGCGGGAGAGCAGGCGGGAGGACGGGGATCGGGACAGCCCCAGGGCCCGGGTGCTGGACCCCAAGGTCCAGGAGCTCCAGGCCAGCGTGGCTCAGCACAAG CGCCGGATCCAGGTCTTGGAGGAGCAGCTCAAGTCGCTGAGGGAGCAGATGGCGGCCGAGAGCCGGGGGCTGAGGCTGAAGAAGGAGGAGGCCCTACAGGCCCTGACGCAG GAACGGAGCCGACTGCTGGAGCTTAATTGCCTTCAAGGAACCCCTGCTGGAGACTTCTCAGAATCCAGCCAGGCCCTCACTAAG CTGCTCTTTACCCAGAAGACAGACCGCCAGCTGCTGGTGCTCCAGGACCCCGCCGCTCACACCACAGCCACCTCTAGCTCCTCCTGCCTCTTCTCCGTCCACAGCTCCCTGCAG GGCTCCATTGGCCTCCAGAGGACCGGAAGCCTGCCCCGCAGGAGGGGAGAGAAGGCGAGCCAGAGAGGAGCCCCGCGACCTCTGTCCCTCCACTGCACTG GATCCCCGGATGTCTCTGCTCTCCAGCCGGCCGCGGGGGACTCTGGGAGACACGCGCTCTACCAGCTGTTGAACTGCGGCCCTGGGAATAG cTCTCCGGCCTTCCACCCAGACATCGCGCGCATGGAGCGGCTCCTGCAACAGGCCGTGGCAGAGAGGGAGCGGCTGCTCAAGGCCAGG gccccacctACACCCAGTCCTCCAGGCCCCCAGGTCTTGGATCTCCGGCAGCACCTGGAACGATGGGGCCACAACCCGGAAAGCTGCCCGCATGTGCAGGTGCTGGGGGGCTGCTGCCGCGGCCCCCTGGTGAAGATGGGCGGCCGCATCAAGACCTGGAGGAAGCGGTGGTTCTGCTTTGACCGTCAGGCCCGCCGCCTGGCCTACTACGCAG ACAAAGAAGAGACCAAGCTCAAAGGTGTCATCTACTTCCAGGCCATTGAGGAGGTCTACTACGACCACTTACGCTGTGCCTTCAAG AGCCCCAGCCCCCGCCTGACGTTCTGCGTCAAGACCTACGAGCGCCTTTTCTACATGGTGGCCCCGAGCCCCGAGGCCATGCGGATCTGGATGGACGTCATCGTGACCGCGGCGGACGAGAACCACGCCCCCTGA
- the PHLDB3 gene encoding pleckstrin homology-like domain family B member 3 isoform X1 encodes MGTRSSPEKGIRSPAVLERDAEAGPQGAAALQETSRQPREEKAPEAPAELPSGQGREQRAEEEEEVGEGSSTESSRDVAEAPPPAPSPATPPVSIPSGEGARRAARRLREQHLEALTRVALMEQRVKELQRQRKELRIEMEVEVALLQGELAGERVAARREEEQLRELLGQQVDVEQSGQEQREQEQRRLGQERVRVERLRQRLREAREQLDSQPEDQHEQLLQRVQEMREQLDVAQRAYEDLEFQQLERESRREDGDRDSPRARVLDPKVQELQASVAQHKRRIQVLEEQLKSLREQMAAESRGLRLKKEEALQALTQERSRLLELNCLQGTPAGDFSESSQALTKLLFTQKTDRQLLVLQDPAAHTTATSSSSCLFSVHSSLQGSIGLQRTGSLPRRRGEKASQRGAPRPLSLHCTGSPDVSALQPAAGDSGRHALYQLLNCGPGNSSPAFHPDIARMERLLQQAVAERERLLKAREGTRRSTEGPSGPAIPAIMAPPTPSPPGPQVLDLRQHLERWGHNPESCPHVQVLGGCCRGPLVKMGGRIKTWRKRWFCFDRQARRLAYYADKEETKLKGVIYFQAIEEVYYDHLRCAFKSPSPRLTFCVKTYERLFYMVAPSPEAMRIWMDVIVTAADENHAP; translated from the exons ATGGGGACGCGGAGCAGCCCCGAGAAGGGGATACGGTCGCCAGCGGTCCTGGAGCGCGACGCGGAGGCCGGGCCCCAAGGAGCCGCCGCGCTCCAGGAGACCTCCAGGCAGCCCCGCGAGGAGAAGGCTCCCGAGGCCCCGGCGGAGCTTCCGAGCGGCCAAGGAAGGGAGCAGAGGgcggaagaagaggaagaagtggGAGAAGGCAGCAGCACCGAGAGCAGCCGCGACGTG GCCGAGGCCCCGCCTCCTGCACCCAGCCCGGCCACGCCTCCCGTATCCATCCCATCTGGGGAAGGGGCCCGACGGGCGGCGCGGCGGCTTCGAGAACAGCACCTGGAGGCACTGACTCGCGTAGCCCTGATGGAGCAGCGGGTGAAGGAGCTCCAGCGCCAGAGGAAGGAGCTGAGGATCGAG ATGGAGGTGGAGGTGGCCCTGCTGCAGGGTGAGCTGGCTGGGGAGCGAGTGGCCGCGCGGCGGGAAGAGGAGCAGCTCCGGGAGCTGCTGGGGCAGCAGGTGGACGTGGAGCAGAGCGGCCAGGAGCAGCGGGAACAG GAGCAGAGGCGGCTGGGCCAGGAGCGGGTCCGTGTGGAGCGTCTTCGCCAGAGACTCCGGGAGGCCCGGGAACAGCTCGACTCGCAGCCGGAGGACCAGCACGAGCAGCTTCTGCAGAGGGTGCAGGAG ATGCGGGAACAGCTGGATGTGGCCCAGCGTGCCTACGAGGACCTGGAATTCCAGCAACTGGAGCGGGAGAGCAGGCGGGAGGACGGGGATCGGGACAGCCCCAGGGCCCGGGTGCTGGACCCCAAGGTCCAGGAGCTCCAGGCCAGCGTGGCTCAGCACAAG CGCCGGATCCAGGTCTTGGAGGAGCAGCTCAAGTCGCTGAGGGAGCAGATGGCGGCCGAGAGCCGGGGGCTGAGGCTGAAGAAGGAGGAGGCCCTACAGGCCCTGACGCAG GAACGGAGCCGACTGCTGGAGCTTAATTGCCTTCAAGGAACCCCTGCTGGAGACTTCTCAGAATCCAGCCAGGCCCTCACTAAG CTGCTCTTTACCCAGAAGACAGACCGCCAGCTGCTGGTGCTCCAGGACCCCGCCGCTCACACCACAGCCACCTCTAGCTCCTCCTGCCTCTTCTCCGTCCACAGCTCCCTGCAG GGCTCCATTGGCCTCCAGAGGACCGGAAGCCTGCCCCGCAGGAGGGGAGAGAAGGCGAGCCAGAGAGGAGCCCCGCGACCTCTGTCCCTCCACTGCACTG GATCCCCGGATGTCTCTGCTCTCCAGCCGGCCGCGGGGGACTCTGGGAGACACGCGCTCTACCAGCTGTTGAACTGCGGCCCTGGGAATAG cTCTCCGGCCTTCCACCCAGACATCGCGCGCATGGAGCGGCTCCTGCAACAGGCCGTGGCAGAGAGGGAGCGGCTGCTCAAGGCCAGG GAAGGGACGAGAAGGAGCACAGAGGGTCCCTCGGGCCCTGCTATCCCTGCCATCATG gccccacctACACCCAGTCCTCCAGGCCCCCAGGTCTTGGATCTCCGGCAGCACCTGGAACGATGGGGCCACAACCCGGAAAGCTGCCCGCATGTGCAGGTGCTGGGGGGCTGCTGCCGCGGCCCCCTGGTGAAGATGGGCGGCCGCATCAAGACCTGGAGGAAGCGGTGGTTCTGCTTTGACCGTCAGGCCCGCCGCCTGGCCTACTACGCAG ACAAAGAAGAGACCAAGCTCAAAGGTGTCATCTACTTCCAGGCCATTGAGGAGGTCTACTACGACCACTTACGCTGTGCCTTCAAG AGCCCCAGCCCCCGCCTGACGTTCTGCGTCAAGACCTACGAGCGCCTTTTCTACATGGTGGCCCCGAGCCCCGAGGCCATGCGGATCTGGATGGACGTCATCGTGACCGCGGCGGACGAGAACCACGCCCCCTGA
- the LYPD3 gene encoding ly6/PLAUR domain-containing protein 3, with amino-acid sequence MDPSRKAWAASWLLLLPLLLHEGAQALECYSCVQKADDGCSPQKMKTVKCAPGVDVCTEAVGAVETIHGQFSVAVRGCGSGLPGKNDRGLDLHGLLAFIQLQQCAEDRCNVKLNLSSSALNPAGNESAYKPNGVECYSCVGLSREKCQGTAPPVVSCYNAGDRVYKGCFDGNVTLTAANVTVSLPVRGCVHDEFCTRDGVTGPGFMLSGSCCQGSRCNSDLRNKTYFAPRIPPLVLLPPPQSTTVTPTTSVTTSVTTSTPAPTTSTSTTKPTATPTTQTPLQEVDSEASWEDGSSFSGGAAGHQDRRNMGQYPGNGGAHNPSSKGSAAPATELAALLLTVAAGALL; translated from the exons ATGGACCCCTCCAGGAAAGCTTGGGCTGCAagctggctgctgctgctgccgctgctgcttCACGAAG GAGCGCAGGCCCTGGAGTGCTACAGCTGCGTGCAGAAGGCAGATGACGGATGCTCTCCGCAGAAGATGAAGACCGTGAAGTGCGCGCCGGGCGTGGACGTCTGCACTGAGGCCGTGGGGGCGGTGGAGACCA TCCACGGGCAATTCTCGGTGGCCGTGCGGGGCTGCGGTTCGGGACTCCCCGGGAAGAATGACCGCGGACTGGACCTTCACGGGCTTCTGGCCTTCATCCAGCTGCAGCAATGCGCCGAAGACCGCTGCAACGTCAAGCTCAACCTCTCCTCGTCAGCGCTCAACCCGGCAG GCAATGAGAGCGCGTACAAGCCGAATGGCGTCGAGTGCTACAGCTGCGTGGGGCTGAGCCGCGAGAAGTGCCAGGGTACGGCGCCGCCCGTGGTGAGCTGCTACAACGCCGGCGACCGCGTCTACAAGGGCTGCTTCGATGGCAACGTCACCTTGACGGCAG CCAATGTGACTGTGTCATTGCCCGTCCGGGGCTGTGTCCACGATGAGTTCTGCACCCGGGATGGGGTGACTGGCCCGGGGTTCATGCTCAGCGGCTCCTGCTGCCAAGGGTCCCGCTGCAACTCCGACCTCCGCAACAAGACCTACTTTGCACCTCGAATCCCGCCCCTGGTTCTGCTGCCCCCTCCTCAGTCTACCACTGTCACCCCAACCACTTCTGTCACCACTTCTGtcaccacctccaccccagccccaacCACTTCCACCTCTACCACAAAACCCACTGCAACCCCAACCACCCAGACTCCTCTGCAGGAGGTGGACTCTGAGGCCTCCTGGGAAGACGGCTCCAGCTTTTCTGGAGGCGCTGCTGGCCACCAGGACCGCCGTAACATGGGGCAGTACCCCGGAAATGGTGGGGCCCACAATCCCTCTAGTAAAGGCTCTGCAGCTCCTGCAACGGAGTTGGCGGCTCTTCTCCTGACTGTGGCTGCTGGTGCCCTATTATGA